A single Crateriforma conspicua DNA region contains:
- a CDS encoding vitamin B12-dependent ribonucleotide reductase, translated as MATVLPASDRKESSDPALEKVNAEHGVAYARQRFSDALRTDRSGLKIDTVFCPQNDSTPFETTTWELRSAAIKDENGKPLFEQTDCEVPSSWSQLATNVVVSKYFYGDPKNGTERERSVRQLIHRVTRTITDWGLEDGYFDSAEDGDRFYRDLTWLCLHQHGAFNSPVWFNVGLYPQYGVVGDKCNWHWDRTSDETLQPENPYEFPQGSACFIQSVDDNMEDIMRLACSEAMLFKFGSGTGTDLSTIRSQREKLSGGGTPSGPLSFMRVYDSIAGVIKSGGKTRRAAKMQSLKVWHPDVLEFIECKWKEEQKAHALIREGYESNFNGEAYSSVCFQNANLSVRVTDDFMETVRAGGQWQTRWVTDKPTVDAPSYDAKELLNKMAECAWHCGDPGVQYDTTINKWHTCPNSGDINASNPCSEYMFLDDTACNLASINLMKFLGEDGSFDVKRFRAAARLFFIAQEILVDHASYPTEPIARNSHRFRPLGLGYSNLGSVIMSSGLPYDSDAARGLCGSLTSILHGEANRTSAELAGVVGPFEAYAENEKPMLNVMRMHREACDDINDDGPSELKEAAAKLWDDVCEIGERYGFRNAQATVLAPTGTISFMMDCDTTGIEPDIALVKYKQLAGGGMLKIVNQTVRRGLDKLGYQSEQIDSILKFIDENDTIEGAPDLQAEHLPVFDCAFKAANGVRSIAWRAHVTMMAAAQPFLSGAISKTVNMPNDVTPQDIADAYFWGWELGLKAIAIYRDGSKQSQPLNTKSDDGKAEASGEAKVVTKTVEKVVYKPRRERLNDTRQSLTHKFSIAGHEGYLCVGLYPDGRPGEIFITMAKEGSTIGGIMDSFGTALSIALQYGVPLEVLVNKFSHTRFEPMGHTSNKDIRIAKSVVDYIARWLGLTFMSGEGNQNVPTGSVNPGGSAGNGPEVAVNQSPVMRELRDGAAAAVQLAERAALQQNLKDIPGLSGRVSSTPPATEKPAAGNGKSASPSNGIGNGNGQSNGNGHASLDIVSDGNNPAGQTEQFARFQIDAPSCDNCGSITVRNGNCYLCHNCGNSMGCS; from the coding sequence ATGGCTACTGTTCTGCCCGCATCCGATCGCAAGGAAAGTTCCGACCCGGCTCTGGAGAAGGTCAATGCCGAACATGGTGTCGCCTATGCCCGGCAACGGTTCAGCGATGCGTTGCGTACAGATCGCTCGGGACTGAAAATCGATACGGTTTTCTGCCCCCAGAACGATTCGACGCCTTTCGAAACCACCACCTGGGAACTGCGTAGTGCGGCGATCAAGGACGAGAACGGCAAACCGCTGTTCGAGCAAACCGATTGCGAAGTCCCATCGTCGTGGAGCCAACTGGCCACCAACGTCGTGGTTTCGAAGTATTTTTATGGCGATCCCAAGAACGGTACCGAACGTGAACGGTCGGTCCGCCAACTGATCCACCGCGTCACCCGCACGATCACCGACTGGGGCTTGGAAGACGGTTACTTTGATTCCGCCGAAGACGGCGACCGGTTCTATCGTGACCTGACGTGGTTGTGCCTGCACCAACACGGCGCGTTCAACAGTCCCGTGTGGTTCAACGTCGGCCTGTACCCGCAATACGGCGTGGTGGGCGACAAGTGCAACTGGCACTGGGACCGGACCAGCGACGAAACGCTACAGCCGGAAAACCCCTACGAGTTTCCGCAGGGTTCGGCGTGTTTCATCCAAAGCGTCGACGACAACATGGAAGACATCATGCGTCTGGCGTGCAGCGAGGCGATGTTGTTCAAGTTCGGCAGCGGTACCGGCACCGACTTGTCGACGATCCGCAGCCAACGTGAAAAGCTGTCCGGTGGCGGCACCCCGTCCGGCCCGCTGTCCTTCATGCGGGTTTATGACTCCATCGCCGGTGTCATCAAGAGCGGCGGAAAGACTCGTCGTGCGGCCAAGATGCAATCGCTGAAGGTCTGGCACCCCGACGTGCTGGAATTCATCGAATGCAAGTGGAAGGAAGAACAAAAGGCACACGCCCTGATCCGCGAAGGCTACGAAAGCAACTTCAACGGCGAAGCCTACAGCAGCGTTTGTTTCCAAAACGCCAACCTGTCGGTGCGTGTGACCGACGACTTCATGGAAACGGTCCGGGCGGGCGGCCAGTGGCAGACCCGCTGGGTCACCGACAAACCGACCGTCGACGCGCCGTCGTACGATGCCAAAGAACTGCTGAACAAGATGGCCGAATGTGCGTGGCACTGTGGCGATCCCGGCGTCCAGTACGACACGACGATCAACAAGTGGCACACGTGCCCCAACAGCGGCGACATCAACGCGTCCAATCCGTGCAGCGAATACATGTTCCTGGACGACACGGCGTGCAACCTGGCCAGCATCAACTTGATGAAGTTCTTGGGCGAAGACGGCAGCTTTGACGTCAAGCGTTTCCGCGCCGCCGCACGTCTGTTCTTTATCGCCCAAGAAATCTTGGTCGATCACGCCAGCTATCCGACCGAGCCGATTGCTCGCAACAGTCATCGTTTCCGCCCGCTGGGTCTGGGTTACAGCAACTTGGGCAGCGTGATCATGTCATCGGGTCTGCCGTACGACAGCGACGCGGCTCGTGGTCTGTGCGGTTCGCTGACCTCCATCCTGCACGGCGAAGCCAACCGCACCAGCGCCGAATTGGCCGGTGTTGTCGGTCCGTTCGAAGCGTATGCGGAAAACGAAAAGCCGATGCTGAACGTGATGCGGATGCACCGCGAAGCCTGCGACGACATCAACGACGACGGCCCCAGCGAATTGAAGGAAGCCGCCGCCAAACTGTGGGACGACGTTTGCGAAATCGGCGAACGTTACGGATTCCGCAACGCCCAAGCGACCGTGTTGGCCCCCACCGGCACGATCAGCTTCATGATGGACTGTGACACGACCGGCATCGAGCCGGACATCGCGTTGGTGAAGTACAAGCAACTGGCCGGCGGCGGCATGTTGAAGATCGTCAACCAGACGGTCCGCCGCGGCTTGGACAAGCTGGGCTATCAAAGCGAACAAATCGATTCGATCCTGAAGTTCATCGACGAAAACGACACGATCGAAGGTGCACCGGACCTACAAGCCGAACACCTGCCCGTTTTCGATTGTGCCTTCAAAGCGGCCAACGGCGTCCGCAGCATCGCGTGGCGTGCCCACGTCACGATGATGGCCGCCGCCCAGCCGTTCCTGTCGGGTGCGATCAGCAAAACGGTCAACATGCCCAACGATGTGACCCCGCAAGACATCGCCGACGCCTATTTCTGGGGCTGGGAACTGGGCCTGAAGGCGATCGCCATCTATCGCGACGGCAGCAAGCAATCGCAACCGCTGAATACCAAGTCCGACGACGGCAAGGCCGAAGCATCCGGTGAAGCCAAGGTCGTCACCAAGACGGTGGAGAAGGTCGTCTACAAACCGCGGCGTGAACGTCTGAACGACACCCGCCAAAGCTTGACGCACAAGTTCAGCATCGCCGGTCACGAAGGCTATCTGTGTGTGGGTCTGTATCCCGATGGTCGGCCCGGTGAAATCTTCATCACGATGGCGAAAGAAGGATCCACCATCGGCGGCATCATGGACAGCTTCGGCACCGCACTGTCGATCGCCCTGCAGTACGGCGTCCCGCTGGAAGTGTTGGTCAACAAGTTCAGCCACACACGCTTTGAACCGATGGGTCACACGTCCAACAAGGACATCCGGATCGCGAAGAGCGTCGTGGATTACATCGCGCGTTGGCTGGGTCTGACCTTCATGAGCGGTGAAGGCAACCAAAACGTGCCCACCGGCAGCGTGAACCCTGGCGGCAGTGCGGGCAACGGCCCGGAAGTCGCCGTCAACCAAAGTCCCGTGATGCGTGAACTGCGTGACGGTGCCGCCGCCGCAGTCCAACTGGCCGAACGAGCCGCCCTGCAACAAAACCTGAAAGACATCCCTGGTCTATCCGGTCGCGTCAGTTCCACACCACCGGCCACCGAGAAACCGGCCGCTGGAAACGGCAAGTCCGCCAGCCCGTCCAACGGTATTGGTAACGGCAACGGACAAAGCAATGGCAACGGACACGCATCGCTGGACATCGTGTCCGACGGCAACAATCCCGCCGGCCAAACGGAGCAATTCGCACGCTTCCAAATCGATGCCCCCAGTTGTGACAACTGTGGCAGCATCACCGTGCGAAACGGCAACTGCTATCTATGCCACAACTGTGGCAACAGCATGGGCTGTAGCTGA